Proteins encoded in a region of the Gammaproteobacteria bacterium genome:
- a CDS encoding YebC/PmpR family DNA-binding transcriptional regulator translates to MGRAYQNRKDSMAKTAEAKTKVYSKYAREIYVSAKSGGTDPTGNLSLRGLIERAKKDQVPAHVIEKAIDKASGGAGEDFSVARYEGFGPGGCMVIVDCLTDNPNRTFGDVRVCFNKVKAKLGTPGSVGHLFDHCAILKLKADEEAVLNALMSADVDVSDIEAEDGHVTVFTPSAEYAKAKHALQEVFADPEGELDLEVDTIQFLAQTTTSLAAEDLEAFEKMVDMLNDLDDVQNVFHNVES, encoded by the coding sequence ATGGGCAGGGCGTACCAGAACCGCAAAGACTCCATGGCCAAAACCGCGGAGGCCAAGACCAAGGTTTACAGTAAATATGCGCGGGAGATCTACGTCAGCGCCAAGAGTGGCGGCACGGACCCGACCGGCAACCTGTCACTGCGCGGCCTGATTGAGCGCGCCAAGAAGGATCAGGTACCGGCTCATGTAATCGAGAAGGCCATCGACAAGGCCAGCGGCGGCGCCGGAGAGGATTTTTCGGTAGCCCGTTACGAAGGGTTCGGGCCCGGCGGCTGCATGGTAATCGTGGATTGCCTTACCGATAACCCCAACCGAACCTTTGGCGATGTGCGAGTCTGTTTTAACAAGGTAAAGGCCAAGTTAGGCACACCCGGCAGCGTAGGCCACCTTTTTGACCACTGCGCCATTCTCAAGCTGAAAGCCGACGAGGAAGCAGTGTTGAATGCCCTGATGTCTGCCGACGTGGATGTGAGCGACATCGAGGCAGAAGATGGCCATGTCACCGTGTTCACACCCAGTGCGGAATACGCCAAGGCCAAGCACGCCCTGCAGGAAGTATTCGCCGACCCCGAAGGAGAACTGGACCTGGAAGTGGATACCATTCAGTTCCTTGCACAAACCACCACGAGCCTGGCGGCTGAAGATCTGGAAGCGTTCGAGAAAATGGTGGACATGCTGAACGATCTGGACGACGTACAGAATGTGTTTCACAACGTGGAAAGCTAA
- a CDS encoding type III PLP-dependent enzyme, with the protein MQNTALTIEDYYLKPDFDRVKAFADQHETPFLVVQSRIIDEHYTRLVDQFPFAKIYYAVKANPAEEILELLRDRGCNFDVASVYELDKVMKLGVTAERCSFGNTIKKRKDIAHFYAKGVRLFATDAEADLRNIAEHAPGSKIYVRILTEGSHTADWPLSRKFGCQIDMGVELLVLAQELGLVPYGLSFHVGSQQRDIGAWDAAIGKVKIIFDRLQEENGITLKMINMGGGFPASYMSRTNDLETYASEIKHFLFEDFGDDLPEIILEPGRSLVANAGILVSEVVLVSRKSATSLHRWIYTDVGKFSGLIETLFESIRYPIYTEKQNDLEECVIAGPTCDSADIMYEDNKYELPMELAIGDRLYWFSTGAYTTSYSAVEFNGFPPLKQYVID; encoded by the coding sequence ATGCAAAACACCGCGCTTACTATTGAAGACTACTACCTCAAACCCGATTTTGATCGCGTAAAAGCATTCGCCGACCAACATGAAACACCCTTTCTTGTTGTCCAATCACGGATCATCGACGAGCACTACACGCGCCTGGTTGACCAGTTCCCTTTCGCTAAAATTTACTACGCTGTAAAGGCAAATCCGGCAGAAGAGATATTGGAACTATTGCGCGACCGTGGCTGTAACTTCGACGTTGCTTCAGTCTACGAACTGGACAAGGTGATGAAGCTGGGAGTAACCGCGGAGCGCTGCAGCTTCGGCAACACCATCAAGAAACGCAAGGACATTGCCCATTTTTATGCAAAGGGCGTGCGTCTGTTCGCCACCGATGCGGAAGCTGATCTGCGTAATATTGCCGAGCATGCACCTGGCTCAAAAATTTATGTGCGCATTCTGACCGAGGGCAGCCATACCGCAGACTGGCCCCTTTCCCGGAAGTTCGGCTGCCAGATCGATATGGGCGTAGAGTTGCTGGTACTGGCTCAGGAACTGGGGCTGGTACCTTATGGCCTATCGTTTCATGTCGGATCGCAACAGCGGGATATCGGCGCCTGGGATGCAGCCATTGGCAAGGTGAAAATTATTTTCGATCGCCTGCAGGAAGAGAATGGTATCACCCTGAAAATGATCAACATGGGAGGCGGCTTCCCTGCCAGCTATATGAGCCGTACCAATGATCTGGAAACCTATGCGTCAGAGATCAAACACTTTCTGTTCGAGGACTTCGGCGACGATCTGCCCGAGATAATTCTTGAACCGGGTCGTTCCCTGGTTGCCAATGCCGGCATATTGGTCAGTGAAGTAGTGTTAGTATCCCGTAAGTCAGCGACATCGTTGCACCGCTGGATCTATACCGATGTGGGCAAATTTTCCGGCCTGATCGAAACGCTTTTCGAATCGATTCGATACCCCATCTACACGGAAAAACAGAATGACCTGGAAGAATGCGTTATAGCGGGCCCCACCTGTGACAGCGCCGACATCATGTATGAGGACAACAAGTACGAATTGCCCATGGAGCTTGCCATCGGTGATCGCCTGTACTGGTTCTCCACCGGCGCGTACACCACCAGTTACAGCGCTGTGGAGTTCAATGGTTTCCCGCCATTGAAACAGTATGTGATCGATTAG
- a CDS encoding transposase, translating to MPRTGRLHIPGGCYHLIGRGLERRALFEDPIDKQDFLDRLGKNLDRTQCQCLAWALMSNHYHLLVRVGPLPLAKLMAPVLGGYGGYYNRRHRRSGYVFQNRFKSILCQEDSYLLELIRYIHLNPIRAAMVPDLTSLNGYSWTGHAGMLGRLKQSWHDTHAVLELFGNSYRAARKQYLEFMKAGVESTDPRNLSGGGLVRSIGSWEALSQLRKEHVHCIGDERILGDSSFVVSALKEDRLGLDQATLRSREGWTLDKLIHRTCGLCEIAEQGILNKARSNNCSRAKALVCFWGTIELGLTTTEIAQRLQISQQAVSNWIKKGQYLVETSNINFPDPEG from the coding sequence ATGCCAAGGACGGGCCGATTACATATTCCAGGCGGCTGCTACCATCTGATTGGTCGCGGCCTGGAACGCCGAGCCCTATTCGAGGATCCTATCGACAAGCAAGATTTTCTGGACCGACTCGGAAAGAACCTGGATAGAACCCAATGTCAGTGCCTGGCCTGGGCCTTGATGTCCAACCACTACCATTTGCTGGTGCGTGTCGGGCCACTTCCTCTAGCGAAGCTCATGGCCCCTGTTCTCGGCGGGTATGGCGGCTACTACAACCGCCGCCACCGGCGCAGCGGCTACGTTTTTCAGAATCGGTTTAAGTCAATACTCTGCCAGGAAGACAGCTACCTGCTTGAACTGATTCGCTACATCCACCTCAATCCAATCCGCGCTGCGATGGTTCCTGACCTCACTTCTCTGAATGGATACTCCTGGACAGGCCATGCCGGCATGCTGGGGAGGCTGAAGCAGTCATGGCACGATACACATGCAGTACTTGAACTGTTCGGAAACTCCTATCGCGCCGCGAGAAAGCAGTACCTGGAATTCATGAAAGCCGGCGTTGAGAGCACCGATCCCCGCAATCTCTCGGGCGGCGGGCTGGTGAGAAGCATTGGAAGTTGGGAAGCGTTGAGCCAACTGCGGAAAGAGCACGTCCACTGCATTGGCGACGAGCGCATTCTTGGTGATAGTAGCTTTGTGGTCTCAGCATTGAAGGAAGACAGACTGGGTCTGGATCAAGCTACTTTACGGTCCAGGGAAGGTTGGACTCTCGACAAACTGATTCACCGTACCTGTGGTCTCTGCGAAATCGCGGAGCAGGGAATACTGAACAAAGCGAGGAGCAACAACTGCTCAAGAGCAAAAGCACTGGTTTGCTTCTGGGGGACGATTGAACTCGGGCTGACAACCACAGAGATCGCCCAGCGCCTACAGATTTCTCAGCAAGCCGTTTCGAACTGGATCAAGAAAGGCCAATACCTGGTGGAGACTTCCAACATCAACTTCCCCGATCCCGAGGGTTAA